A region of the Massilia sp. erpn genome:
GTAGTCCAGGCGATCAGCTCAGGTGGTCGGAGATCAGCTTGGTCATCTCGAACATGGATACTTGCGCTTTGCCGCCAAACACAGCTTTCAGCTTGTCGTCGGCGTTGATCATGCGGCGGTTGGCCGGATCCTGCAGATTCAGTTTCTTGATGTAGTCCCAGACCTTCTTGGTCACTTCGGTGCGTGGCAGGGGGCTCGCGCCTACCACGGCAGACAGTGCGCTCGATGGCGTCATCGCTTTCATGAAGGCTGCATTGGGTTTGCGTGCGGCGGGTGCTGCTTTCTTCGCTGCTGGCTTGGCTGCTGCTTTGGCCGGAGCGGCCTTCTTGGCTGGAGCCGCTTTGGCGGCGGCCTTTTTTGCTGGTGCTGCTGGGGTTTTCTTGGCTGTTGCCATATTCGAGCCTCCTTAACAAACACATGGAAAATTGCGCAAATCGTTCGCACGGCTAATATTGGTGGGGATTTGACT
Encoded here:
- a CDS encoding SWIB/MDM2 domain-containing protein, translated to MATAKKTPAAPAKKAAAKAAPAKKAAPAKAAAKPAAKKAAPAARKPNAAFMKAMTPSSALSAVVGASPLPRTEVTKKVWDYIKKLNLQDPANRRMINADDKLKAVFGGKAQVSMFEMTKLISDHLS